The proteins below come from a single Natrinema sp. SYSU A 869 genomic window:
- a CDS encoding glycosyltransferase family 61 protein — protein MTLFRHGLRKVRRDGVYQFCKQAKEEVVQDNILRHYTGGKIDEETDITTVNEISNSGHLISRDCIETDLHEIPRKESVKSDEQITDIQADEPCPQVCGIVNGATVLASSGIVSLPDGRFVADSVGPVHLASRRVSVALSMFGYQHGFAQLRAVLPSTEQDLQPDRTVDKAIVLIPLWSNYFHWTVECLLKLHWLERYRKTSSDNVKIIVPRTLSSWMHESLSLLGYDESDYISAESRKIIVNELLIPSQIEPIPAHVNWLRDRISDSVEVTEQEDKRIYITRRKATKRRVRNEGEVITALRTRGFEPYALESLSVSEQVRLFSNSSAVVGPHGAGFANIIYSNDTTVIELFGQKRLNTYQRLATALGFGYEPVYCDGHGSDLVVDTDNLLKTVDDQLSTI, from the coding sequence ATGACCCTCTTTCGACACGGACTTCGGAAAGTACGCCGAGACGGTGTTTACCAATTTTGTAAACAAGCAAAGGAGGAAGTCGTCCAAGACAATATATTACGCCACTATACAGGTGGAAAAATAGACGAAGAAACGGATATTACTACAGTAAACGAAATCTCAAACTCTGGTCATCTGATATCTCGTGATTGTATTGAAACAGATTTACACGAGATACCTCGTAAAGAGTCCGTCAAAAGTGACGAGCAGATCACGGATATTCAAGCAGATGAACCCTGCCCACAAGTATGTGGAATCGTTAACGGAGCCACTGTTCTTGCTTCGTCTGGAATCGTCTCTCTGCCCGACGGAAGATTCGTTGCGGACTCCGTCGGGCCTGTTCATCTTGCATCGCGCAGGGTCAGTGTTGCTCTTTCTATGTTCGGATATCAGCACGGATTCGCCCAACTCCGTGCGGTATTACCTTCAACAGAGCAGGATCTCCAACCGGATAGAACGGTCGACAAGGCAATTGTTCTCATTCCTCTTTGGTCAAACTATTTCCATTGGACCGTTGAGTGCTTATTGAAACTCCATTGGCTCGAGCGGTACAGGAAAACGTCGAGCGATAACGTAAAAATCATCGTTCCGAGAACGCTGTCATCATGGATGCACGAATCCTTGTCTTTACTCGGATATGATGAGAGCGACTACATATCTGCTGAATCCCGGAAAATTATTGTGAACGAATTGCTGATTCCGTCGCAAATAGAGCCAATTCCAGCACATGTGAATTGGTTACGTGACCGGATATCAGATTCAGTAGAAGTGACTGAACAGGAAGACAAGCGCATTTACATTACACGGAGAAAAGCCACAAAACGACGGGTAAGGAACGAGGGAGAAGTCATCACTGCGCTTCGGACGAGGGGATTCGAACCGTATGCTCTTGAAAGTCTCTCCGTTTCTGAACAAGTGAGACTATTCTCAAATTCAAGCGCTGTAGTTGGACCACATGGAGCCGGATTTGCAAATATCATCTATTCGAATGATACTACTGTCATCGAATTATTCGGCCAAAAGCGGCTCAATACCTATCAGAGACTTGCGACGGCGCTCGGGTTTGGATATGAACCAGTATATTGTGATGGCCATGGTTCTGATCTGGTCGTCGACACCGATAATCTACTGAAAACAGTCGACGACCAACTCAGTACTATCTAG
- a CDS encoding glycosyltransferase, with product MLSENQSIDGSNPDVSIIIPVYNDPEGIRATLSSLIGQTVSSERFEILPVDNGSTDHTRTVVEEIEQRNEQVRSATEDEISGSYAARNEGIKESTGDVCVFIDADMTVPDGWLESALRTFQSTNTDYMGCSVELILPDDPTVAARYDRHTGFPVEQYLEHQQFTPTCCLVTRRDVFETVGLFDHRLVSGGDKEFGNRVHEAGYDMHYAENVTIYHPTRNSIPELINKDRRVGRGLCQLQRYHPDRYGAPGIPPRPSGVKSPNPDLGTSDRLAFGALSKILTGVRAQGYYQEYLTGEQRNDLGDIPRLDQ from the coding sequence ATGCTGAGTGAAAACCAGTCGATCGACGGATCCAACCCGGATGTCTCGATAATCATCCCGGTCTATAACGACCCAGAAGGAATTCGAGCAACGCTTTCATCCTTGATTGGACAAACAGTCTCCAGCGAACGGTTCGAGATTCTTCCGGTAGATAATGGTTCAACCGATCATACTCGAACAGTAGTCGAAGAAATTGAGCAAAGAAACGAACAGGTAAGATCAGCTACCGAAGACGAGATATCTGGATCGTACGCTGCCCGAAATGAGGGTATAAAGGAATCTACCGGTGATGTTTGCGTGTTCATCGACGCCGATATGACTGTCCCCGACGGGTGGCTCGAGTCAGCACTTCGAACGTTCCAATCAACGAATACGGACTACATGGGCTGCAGCGTCGAACTCATTCTTCCTGACGACCCGACAGTAGCAGCCCGCTACGATCGCCACACCGGTTTCCCGGTCGAACAGTACCTTGAACATCAACAATTCACACCAACCTGCTGCCTCGTGACTCGAAGAGATGTGTTCGAAACCGTCGGCCTCTTTGACCATCGACTCGTCTCCGGCGGCGACAAAGAGTTCGGAAACCGCGTTCACGAGGCGGGCTACGACATGCACTACGCCGAAAACGTCACTATATACCATCCAACACGTAACTCGATCCCCGAGCTTATCAACAAAGACCGCCGCGTTGGCCGCGGGCTCTGCCAACTCCAACGCTATCACCCCGACCGTTACGGCGCACCCGGTATCCCGCCGCGGCCGAGTGGCGTCAAATCCCCCAATCCTGACCTCGGGACGAGCGATCGACTCGCCTTCGGGGCACTCTCGAAGATCCTCACAGGGGTCCGTGCGCAGGGTTACTATCAGGAGTATCTGACTGGCGAGCAACGGAACGACCTCGGGGACATTCCACGACTAGACCAGTAA
- the aglG gene encoding glucosyl-dolichyl phosphate glucuronosyltransferase — MKVSVIVCTYAMDRYDIFSECVDSVLAQTYESLEVVLVVDGNEPVFERVQEDYGDLDDVVIHCNDENQGISYSRTRGAKIATGDVVAFIDDDAVAEDDWVAELARVYDETDAIAVGGHVAADWVTEKPDFFPEEFYWLVGCDERGMGEHMSELRNTYGSNISFRRNVFLNVGGYDENTGRKGDRHIQAHEAPVCIRMANEYGKGVIYNTDAVVHHKLFDYRGDFQWLVFRSFWQGYSKRIMDLLLPEAAGDKNEYLGQLMLDFVPRRLSEGVYQPSIPKAKQLVTIFVFTAAVGFGYLYGLLDVNRSTLMADREGPTST; from the coding sequence ATGAAGGTCTCTGTCATCGTCTGTACCTATGCGATGGATCGTTACGACATCTTTTCGGAGTGTGTCGACAGCGTCCTCGCACAGACCTACGAGTCGCTCGAGGTCGTCCTCGTTGTCGACGGCAACGAGCCGGTTTTCGAGCGCGTTCAGGAAGACTACGGCGACCTCGACGATGTCGTCATCCACTGTAACGATGAGAACCAGGGCATTTCCTACAGTCGGACTCGAGGTGCGAAGATTGCGACCGGGGATGTCGTCGCATTCATCGACGACGATGCCGTCGCCGAGGACGACTGGGTGGCGGAGCTGGCTCGCGTCTACGACGAGACGGATGCGATCGCGGTCGGCGGTCACGTCGCCGCGGACTGGGTGACCGAAAAGCCCGACTTCTTTCCTGAGGAATTCTACTGGCTCGTCGGCTGTGACGAACGCGGGATGGGCGAGCACATGTCGGAGTTGCGGAACACGTACGGCTCGAACATCTCATTCCGGCGGAACGTGTTCCTAAACGTCGGCGGCTACGACGAGAACACGGGGCGAAAGGGCGACCGCCACATCCAGGCCCACGAAGCGCCCGTTTGCATCCGAATGGCGAACGAGTACGGGAAGGGCGTGATTTATAATACAGATGCGGTGGTTCACCACAAATTATTTGATTATCGTGGTGATTTCCAGTGGCTCGTGTTCCGCTCCTTCTGGCAGGGGTACTCGAAGCGGATCATGGACCTGTTGTTGCCCGAGGCGGCGGGGGACAAAAACGAGTATTTGGGTCAGCTCATGCTCGATTTCGTTCCAAGGCGGCTTTCGGAGGGTGTCTACCAGCCATCGATACCGAAGGCAAAGCAGCTCGTGACGATCTTCGTCTTTACTGCGGCAGTCGGTTTTGGCTACCTCTACGGCTTGCTTGACGTGAACCGGTCGACACTGATGGCCGATCGTGAGGGCCCCACAAGTACCTGA
- a CDS encoding oligosaccharyl transferase, archaeosortase A system-associated yields the protein MSTDTERVEDGTETSLLESFRDWYHLPVIGVVMLFMVWLRTQSYERFVTEDGTPALAGIDSWYHWRTINWTAENYPHTMPYEAWTGFPTGNYVGQFGTLFDQLIVTAAMIVGLGDPSGETLYAVSLLSIPIMAALVAIPVFYAGRRLGGTIGGIVSVLVLALSRGQFLNRSTVGQLDHHVAEVLFMGLAILAMMVALTVAEREKPIYELVGDRNWDALRTPTIYSGLAGLALTLYIWIWPSAVLLIGILAVFFTVQLSLDYLRGISPDHVAFVGAVSLGVTAVLTALLIEQPGNTGSTSFGILQPLTAFLVAAGCVFMAWLARQWNNRDLERQYYPVAVGGLIATTFLLMWLAVPDLFDTIIGNATRRMVPFGGTTTDVTIQEASAPDSFLNHVFNEFGTAFYTMLAGLVFLAIRPLLGRKFRAEHALVLVWSVFLISMAATQIRFSYYLLLAVAIVNAAFVAELVQFFSLDLTGSLESLRSIETYQVIVVALVVLLLFAPLLPPLATATAWGQAEQTAPQSSSVKWEGSNEWLQENTPAVGNYGGADNASQLDYYGTYNPGDGDYDYPEGSYGVMSWWDYGHLITTQAERIPHSNPFQQNAHSSSAYLTAQSEERAELILDGIAAGGSVADKSNEELEAITQGNETDEEIRYVMIDDQMAGGKFGAITQWSGPDYGSYIENQQFQIGNETGEVPTVNDNYDNTTMSSLYLQDAAGMEQYRLVHESDDYSIVGGMRTSGGLAPRSSVSLRESGWTNQTRAIQNQLAAARSNDQIYSGLGRPVWDAHVVSSVKTFERVEGATITGSIDTSGIDAANATVGTSVELETDTGRTFTYTQRADLAEDGSFEVTVPYATNDELGVDDGYTDSSVEATGNYTVGAAVPGDDGMTQYNGEATVSETAVVDGETVDVSLEEVENQEQTDGNETTGNESNETSGNESDTDGGNAESGDSGSTDGTADNETAASITPVAAESAH from the coding sequence ATGAGCACTGATACCGAACGTGTCGAGGACGGGACCGAAACGTCCCTCCTCGAGTCGTTCCGAGACTGGTATCACCTCCCCGTAATCGGGGTCGTGATGCTGTTTATGGTCTGGTTGCGAACCCAGTCATACGAGCGGTTCGTCACCGAGGATGGAACGCCCGCGCTGGCTGGGATTGACTCGTGGTATCATTGGCGGACGATCAACTGGACGGCCGAGAACTATCCACACACGATGCCCTACGAGGCCTGGACCGGGTTCCCGACCGGAAATTACGTCGGCCAGTTCGGGACGCTATTCGACCAGCTCATCGTCACCGCGGCGATGATCGTCGGCCTCGGTGATCCGTCCGGCGAAACGCTGTACGCGGTCTCCTTGCTCTCGATCCCGATCATGGCCGCACTCGTGGCGATTCCGGTCTTCTACGCCGGTCGGCGGCTCGGAGGAACGATCGGCGGGATCGTCTCTGTGCTGGTGCTCGCCCTCTCGCGGGGACAGTTCTTGAACCGATCGACGGTAGGCCAGCTCGACCACCACGTCGCCGAGGTCCTGTTCATGGGCCTCGCAATCCTCGCGATGATGGTCGCACTCACCGTCGCCGAACGCGAAAAGCCGATCTACGAACTCGTCGGCGATCGGAATTGGGACGCGCTTCGAACGCCCACGATCTACAGTGGGCTAGCGGGACTCGCACTCACACTGTACATCTGGATCTGGCCGTCGGCGGTCCTGCTAATCGGTATCCTTGCGGTCTTCTTTACCGTACAGCTCTCTCTCGACTACCTACGAGGGATCTCTCCGGACCACGTCGCCTTCGTGGGCGCGGTGAGTCTCGGCGTGACTGCGGTGCTCACAGCACTGCTCATCGAGCAACCGGGCAACACTGGGTCGACGAGTTTCGGCATTCTCCAGCCGCTTACCGCCTTCCTCGTGGCTGCCGGCTGTGTCTTCATGGCCTGGCTCGCTCGGCAGTGGAACAATCGAGACCTCGAGCGACAGTACTATCCCGTCGCGGTCGGTGGGCTCATCGCCACGACGTTCCTGCTGATGTGGCTCGCCGTGCCCGATCTGTTCGATACGATTATCGGTAACGCGACGCGGCGCATGGTCCCCTTCGGTGGGACGACCACTGACGTCACCATTCAGGAAGCGTCCGCGCCGGATAGTTTCCTAAATCACGTCTTCAATGAGTTCGGAACTGCGTTCTACACGATGCTCGCCGGGTTAGTCTTCCTCGCGATCCGGCCGCTCCTGGGTCGCAAGTTCCGTGCTGAACACGCGCTCGTCCTCGTCTGGTCGGTGTTCCTGATCAGTATGGCGGCGACGCAGATCCGCTTCTCGTACTACCTCCTGCTCGCGGTCGCAATCGTCAACGCCGCGTTCGTTGCGGAGCTCGTGCAGTTCTTCAGTCTGGACCTGACGGGAAGTCTCGAGTCGCTTCGGTCGATCGAGACCTATCAGGTCATCGTCGTCGCGCTCGTCGTCTTACTCCTGTTCGCTCCACTGTTGCCGCCATTGGCCACTGCGACGGCCTGGGGGCAAGCTGAACAGACCGCTCCGCAGTCGAGTTCGGTGAAGTGGGAGGGGTCCAACGAGTGGCTGCAGGAGAACACGCCCGCGGTCGGAAACTACGGTGGTGCAGACAATGCTAGTCAGCTCGATTACTACGGCACGTACAACCCTGGGGACGGCGATTACGACTATCCGGAGGGTTCGTACGGGGTCATGTCTTGGTGGGACTACGGCCACCTAATAACGACTCAGGCCGAGCGGATCCCCCACTCGAACCCGTTCCAGCAGAACGCACATTCGTCGTCGGCGTATCTGACCGCACAGTCCGAGGAGCGAGCGGAACTGATCCTCGACGGGATCGCCGCCGGCGGCTCCGTCGCCGATAAGTCCAATGAGGAACTCGAGGCAATCACTCAGGGCAACGAGACCGACGAGGAGATCCGGTACGTCATGATCGACGATCAGATGGCCGGTGGGAAGTTCGGGGCGATCACGCAGTGGTCGGGCCCCGATTACGGATCGTACATCGAAAATCAACAGTTCCAGATCGGTAACGAGACAGGAGAGGTACCGACTGTGAACGACAACTACGACAACACGACGATGTCGTCACTGTACCTCCAGGACGCTGCGGGGATGGAACAGTACCGGCTCGTTCACGAGAGCGACGACTACTCGATCGTCGGTGGAATGAGAACGAGTGGCGGTCTGGCCCCGCGGAGTTCCGTATCGCTCCGTGAGTCTGGATGGACCAATCAAACGCGAGCGATCCAGAACCAACTCGCGGCGGCTCGCAGCAACGATCAGATCTATAGCGGGCTCGGCAGGCCAGTCTGGGACGCGCACGTCGTCTCGTCGGTGAAGACGTTCGAGCGCGTCGAGGGCGCGACGATTACCGGAAGCATCGACACGAGCGGGATCGACGCCGCCAACGCGACGGTCGGGACCTCGGTCGAACTCGAGACCGACACCGGCCGAACGTTCACCTACACGCAGCGGGCGGACCTCGCTGAGGATGGCAGCTTCGAGGTGACGGTTCCGTACGCGACCAACGACGAACTCGGCGTTGACGACGGCTACACCGACAGCAGCGTCGAAGCGACCGGCAACTACACCGTCGGCGCGGCGGTGCCGGGCGACGACGGCATGACTCAGTACAACGGCGAGGCGACTGTCTCCGAGACCGCTGTCGTCGACGGCGAGACGGTCGACGTCAGTCTCGAGGAAGTTGAGAATCAAGAGCAGACCGACGGCAACGAAACGACCGGAAACGAGAGTAACGAGACCTCCGGTAATGAAAGCGACACTGACGGTGGAAACGCGGAATCGGGCGATTCCGGGTCGACGGACGGAACGGCCGACAACGAAACGGCCGCGTCGATCACCCCGGTTGCAGCCGAATCGGCCCACTGA
- a CDS encoding AAA family ATPase, with the protein MDLQERIARRRSARQGPRVVVDREGLSPLVHRPEPVGRGPVLEQLLDALEPIFDGELPPPVAVVGPAGSGTSAIVTALFDALNQEFGGSNRTIATTTRGGNTGPVTWFVTVDGRHVESPFAFYRAVLSELSREQVPESGVGTDDLRERLSDTLARPDRRAIVAIDHHDEPETLGAERVRELLAPVEDCIATVAVGQRAPDDHRGPTVTVPAYRDHELVDVVTDRASTGLAAGALDHDAVRELAGWADGNAHDALAALFGAAVLASEADADRIEPGHLERARDDVPDDGVHVSRALALSETRQRVLLALVDLESGERPIREIATAIADRSSLTAGTVKRFLYELADRGVIDRVPLPATDNGSGRQPSTVEPRFPTIAFRALAAVTAANADS; encoded by the coding sequence ATGGACTTACAGGAGCGTATTGCCCGCCGCCGATCGGCACGGCAGGGACCGCGTGTCGTCGTCGACCGCGAGGGGCTCAGCCCGCTTGTCCACCGGCCGGAGCCAGTCGGTCGCGGCCCCGTTCTGGAGCAACTGCTCGACGCGCTCGAGCCGATCTTCGACGGCGAGCTACCGCCGCCGGTCGCAGTGGTCGGGCCGGCGGGATCGGGAACGTCCGCGATCGTGACGGCGCTGTTCGACGCACTAAATCAGGAGTTCGGCGGCTCGAACCGAACGATCGCCACGACAACGCGAGGCGGGAACACCGGCCCGGTGACGTGGTTCGTCACTGTCGACGGCCGCCACGTCGAGAGCCCGTTCGCGTTCTACCGAGCCGTGCTGTCGGAACTCTCGAGGGAACAGGTTCCCGAGAGCGGCGTCGGCACCGACGACCTGCGTGAGCGGCTATCCGACACGCTCGCTCGCCCCGACCGTCGCGCGATCGTCGCGATCGACCACCACGACGAACCGGAGACACTCGGTGCCGAGCGCGTCCGCGAACTGTTGGCCCCGGTCGAGGACTGCATCGCCACTGTCGCCGTCGGACAGCGAGCGCCCGACGATCATCGGGGACCCACCGTCACCGTTCCAGCCTACCGCGATCACGAACTCGTCGATGTCGTGACAGACCGCGCCTCGACGGGCCTCGCCGCCGGCGCGCTCGATCACGACGCCGTTCGCGAACTCGCCGGCTGGGCGGACGGGAACGCACACGACGCGCTCGCAGCCCTGTTCGGGGCGGCCGTCCTCGCGAGCGAGGCCGACGCGGATCGGATCGAACCGGGCCACCTCGAGCGAGCGCGGGACGACGTGCCCGATGATGGCGTTCACGTGAGCCGGGCGCTCGCACTTTCGGAGACCCGCCAGCGGGTGCTGCTGGCGCTAGTCGATCTCGAGTCGGGCGAGCGGCCGATTCGCGAGATCGCGACAGCGATCGCCGATCGGTCATCGCTGACCGCCGGGACGGTCAAGCGATTCCTGTACGAACTCGCGGATCGCGGCGTCATCGACCGAGTCCCGTTACCGGCTACCGACAACGGCAGCGGTCGGCAGCCGAGCACGGTCGAGCCACGGTTTCCGACGATCGCGTTTCGAGCACTTGCGGCCGTGACGGCGGCTAACGCTGATTCCTAG
- the glpA gene encoding anaerobic glycerol-3-phosphate dehydrogenase subunit GlpA: protein MARDTEVLVLGGGSTGCGIARDLAMRGLEVTLVERGNLTDGTTGRMHGLLHSGGRYAVSDQASATECIEENEILREIAGHCVELTGGLFVQRPEDSDDYFREKLEGCRECGIPARVLSGTEAREVEPYLADDVKRAIEVPDGAVDPFRLCVANAIDAENHGARVETHAEVVDLLRDGDDIYGVEVRHESGPGKRTHAAPGTTEEITADYVVNATGAWAGQIGAMADLEIEVRPSKGVMTIMNVRQVDTVINRCRPKGDADIVVPHETTAILGTTDEEVDDPDDYPEAGWEVDQMIDTLSELVPILEEARTIRSFWGVRPLYEPPGTGTQDPTDITRDFFLLDHADRDGVSGMSSIVGGKFTTYRAMAEEISDHVCEKLGVNAACATADEPLPGSENIETLEAGMDDFGLRSPVARRSKQRLGSRASEVLETDEPNPVICQCEGVTRAEIRDGISQSGSDLNAVRLRTRASMGNCQGGFCCQNMANELHPTYDEETVREALDELFQERWKGERHALWGEQLSQAMLNYALHATTMNRDRDPASASGDIDFAAFDGGRSDRNRVDGSRRAD from the coding sequence ATGGCACGGGATACCGAGGTCCTCGTTCTCGGCGGTGGCTCGACTGGCTGTGGCATCGCCCGCGACCTGGCGATGCGCGGCCTCGAGGTCACACTCGTCGAGCGGGGGAACCTCACGGACGGAACGACCGGTCGGATGCACGGTCTCTTACACAGCGGTGGGCGGTACGCCGTCTCCGACCAGGCCAGCGCGACGGAGTGTATCGAGGAAAACGAGATCCTTCGGGAGATCGCCGGTCACTGCGTCGAGTTGACCGGCGGCCTGTTCGTCCAGCGGCCGGAAGACTCGGACGACTACTTTCGGGAGAAACTCGAGGGCTGTCGAGAGTGTGGGATTCCCGCCCGCGTACTCTCCGGGACGGAAGCCCGCGAGGTCGAACCGTACCTCGCGGATGATGTCAAACGAGCGATCGAGGTCCCCGATGGCGCGGTCGACCCGTTCCGGCTCTGCGTCGCGAACGCGATCGACGCAGAGAACCACGGCGCGCGGGTCGAGACCCACGCCGAGGTGGTCGACCTCTTGCGTGACGGCGACGACATCTATGGGGTCGAGGTGCGCCATGAGTCCGGTCCCGGTAAGCGCACGCACGCCGCGCCCGGCACCACCGAGGAGATCACCGCCGACTACGTGGTCAACGCGACCGGCGCGTGGGCCGGGCAGATCGGCGCGATGGCGGACCTCGAGATCGAAGTCCGACCCTCCAAGGGCGTGATGACGATCATGAACGTCAGGCAGGTCGACACCGTGATCAACCGCTGCCGACCGAAGGGCGACGCGGATATCGTCGTGCCCCACGAGACGACGGCCATCCTCGGGACGACCGACGAGGAGGTCGACGACCCGGACGACTACCCCGAGGCGGGGTGGGAGGTCGACCAGATGATCGATACCCTCTCGGAACTGGTTCCGATCCTCGAGGAAGCCCGAACGATCCGCTCATTCTGGGGCGTCCGTCCCCTCTACGAACCGCCGGGAACCGGCACACAGGACCCAACGGACATCACGCGGGACTTCTTCCTGCTCGATCACGCCGACCGAGACGGCGTGTCGGGGATGTCCAGCATCGTCGGCGGCAAGTTCACCACCTACCGGGCGATGGCCGAGGAGATCTCTGATCACGTCTGCGAGAAACTGGGCGTGAACGCTGCCTGTGCAACCGCCGACGAACCTCTCCCCGGTAGCGAGAACATCGAAACGCTCGAGGCGGGAATGGACGACTTCGGCCTTCGTTCGCCGGTGGCCCGCCGGAGCAAGCAACGACTGGGAAGCCGGGCGAGCGAGGTGCTCGAGACGGACGAGCCGAACCCGGTCATCTGCCAGTGCGAGGGCGTGACCCGCGCGGAGATCCGGGACGGGATCTCGCAATCTGGCTCGGACCTGAACGCGGTTCGCCTCCGGACACGCGCCTCGATGGGGAACTGTCAGGGCGGCTTTTGCTGTCAGAACATGGCGAACGAGCTTCACCCGACGTACGACGAGGAGACGGTCCGCGAGGCGCTGGACGAACTCTTTCAGGAACGCTGGAAGGGCGAACGCCACGCGCTGTGGGGCGAACAGCTCTCGCAGGCGATGCTCAACTACGCGCTCCATGCGACGACGATGAACCGGGATCGGGATCCCGCGAGCGCGAGCGGAGACATCGACTTCGCGGCCTTCGACGGCGGCCGAAGCGATCGGAATCGCGTCGACGGCTCTCGGAGGGCCGACTGA
- the glpK gene encoding glycerol kinase GlpK, which produces MTDNTYVGAVDQGTTGTRFIVFDHEGQVVANAYEKHEQIYPEPGWVEHDPMEIWDNTKDVIRQALGQAGISPNQLEAIGVTNQRETTLLWDADSGRPVHNAIVWQDRRTTDRVEQLEDDELVETIRDKTGLEADAYFSATKAEWLLDNADPIKLERSRPEDIRDRAEKGDVLFGTIDTWLIYNLTGEHITEVTNASRTMLYNIHDLEWDDDLLAEFDIPEEMLPEVRPSSDDATYGSTDPEGFLEAEVPVAGALGDQQAALFGQTCFDAGDAKNTYGTGSFFLMNTGSEAVESDHGLLTTIGFQRSGEDVQYALEGSIFITGAAIEWLEDMSLIDNPAQTAELARSVDSTDGVYVVPAFTGLGAPHWDQRARGTIVGMTRGTRKEHVVRATLESIAYQTRDVAEAMEADSGIEMTSLKVDGGAVKNNFLCQLQSDIIGSGIVRPVVDETTALGSAYAAGLAVGYWSDPDELRSNWQVDAEFEPSMNPETADRRYDRWSDAVERSRDWARDGEE; this is translated from the coding sequence ATGACAGATAATACCTATGTCGGTGCGGTAGACCAGGGGACGACCGGCACGCGCTTCATCGTGTTCGATCACGAGGGGCAAGTCGTCGCGAACGCCTACGAGAAACACGAACAGATCTATCCGGAACCCGGCTGGGTCGAGCACGATCCGATGGAAATCTGGGACAACACCAAAGACGTCATTCGACAGGCGCTCGGACAGGCAGGGATCAGCCCCAACCAGCTCGAGGCCATCGGCGTGACCAACCAGCGCGAGACCACGCTCCTGTGGGATGCCGACTCCGGCCGCCCGGTTCACAACGCCATCGTCTGGCAGGACCGGCGGACGACCGACCGCGTCGAGCAACTCGAGGACGACGAACTGGTCGAGACGATTCGCGACAAGACCGGCCTCGAAGCCGATGCCTATTTCTCGGCGACGAAAGCCGAGTGGCTGCTCGACAACGCCGATCCGATCAAACTCGAGCGCTCCCGGCCCGAGGATATCCGCGACCGCGCGGAGAAAGGCGACGTCCTCTTTGGTACCATCGACACGTGGCTGATTTACAACCTCACCGGCGAGCACATCACCGAAGTCACGAACGCCTCGCGGACGATGCTGTACAACATCCACGACCTCGAATGGGACGACGACCTCCTCGCGGAGTTCGACATCCCCGAAGAAATGCTGCCCGAGGTCCGCCCGTCTAGCGACGACGCGACCTACGGATCGACCGATCCGGAGGGCTTCCTCGAGGCCGAGGTGCCGGTCGCGGGCGCGCTCGGTGATCAACAGGCGGCGCTGTTCGGTCAGACCTGTTTCGACGCCGGTGACGCGAAGAACACCTACGGCACCGGTTCGTTCTTCCTGATGAACACCGGGAGCGAGGCCGTCGAATCCGATCACGGCCTCCTGACGACGATCGGCTTCCAGCGCTCGGGCGAGGACGTCCAATATGCGCTCGAGGGGTCGATCTTCATCACCGGCGCGGCGATCGAGTGGCTCGAGGACATGTCGCTGATCGACAATCCCGCCCAGACGGCGGAACTCGCCCGCAGCGTCGACTCGACGGACGGCGTCTACGTCGTCCCTGCGTTTACGGGACTGGGAGCACCCCACTGGGACCAGCGCGCACGCGGTACTATCGTCGGGATGACGCGGGGCACGCGGAAGGAACACGTCGTTCGGGCGACCCTCGAGTCGATCGCGTACCAGACCCGGGACGTGGCGGAGGCCATGGAGGCCGACTCGGGCATCGAGATGACGTCGTTGAAGGTCGACGGCGGCGCGGTCAAGAACAACTTCCTCTGTCAGCTCCAGTCGGACATCATCGGCTCGGGGATCGTTCGGCCCGTGGTCGACGAGACGACGGCGCTGGGCTCGGCGTACGCGGCCGGACTCGCCGTCGGTTACTGGAGCGATCCCGACGAGTTGCGGAGCAACTGGCAAGTCGACGCGGAGTTCGAACCGTCGATGAATCCCGAGACGGCCGACCGGCGGTACGACCGCTGGTCGGACGCCGTCGAACGATCTCGCGACTGGGCACGGGACGGAGAGGAGTGA